A stretch of Faecalibacterium duncaniae DNA encodes these proteins:
- a CDS encoding reverse transcriptase/maturase family protein has translation MDAWLSDKKTIQRSKRYYAHFDVRTDIGRMKDYVSNPKAVAAHGFYPFIHYEMDMSKFKRGKGVVPKKRDICYAAHIDRCIYQYYSHILNEKYNERTTCDGISNVAVAYRTNLRKSNIQFSKAAYDFIRKTENCYVMIGDFTHFFDNLDHAYLKKQWCSLLECERLPKDHYNVFKNITSFSQWELTDLLAINELKDNKAGHRALNKQSRVLTAEQYKNNRSHIQPNMNHYGIPQGSPISGMLANLYMLEVDKQIHDLVEQYHGFYMRYSDDFIVIVPDEPNNNALNVFSEVRAFIASAPRLKLEPSKTQYFHYKEEKVENIGKAIDKGADDSKKFINFLGFSFNGTKVFIRSKTTAKYYYRMHRKAKNIAKTGGYTRKGNHINLSGLYTLYSEHGAKSKRGNYFTYIEHAEEEYGQDEEIRHDLKNNMGKIRKVLKGI, from the coding sequence ATGGATGCTTGGTTAAGTGATAAGAAGACAATTCAAAGAAGCAAGCGATATTATGCACATTTTGATGTGCGAACAGATATCGGTCGCATGAAAGATTATGTTTCAAATCCAAAAGCAGTTGCAGCGCATGGATTTTATCCATTTATCCATTATGAGATGGATATGAGCAAGTTTAAAAGAGGAAAAGGAGTAGTTCCTAAAAAACGTGATATTTGCTATGCAGCACATATTGATCGGTGCATTTATCAGTATTACAGTCACATTTTGAATGAGAAATATAACGAGCGAACGACTTGTGATGGGATTTCTAATGTTGCGGTTGCCTATCGAACAAATTTAAGAAAGAGCAATATTCAATTTTCCAAAGCGGCCTACGATTTTATCCGTAAGACAGAAAACTGCTATGTGATGATTGGCGATTTTACGCATTTCTTTGATAACTTAGACCATGCTTATTTGAAGAAGCAATGGTGCTCGTTATTGGAATGCGAAAGATTACCAAAGGATCATTATAATGTGTTTAAGAATATCACGTCATTTAGTCAATGGGAACTGACGGACTTGTTGGCTATAAATGAACTGAAAGACAACAAAGCAGGTCATCGCGCACTCAATAAACAATCAAGAGTATTAACAGCGGAACAATATAAAAACAATCGTTCTCACATACAGCCAAATATGAACCATTACGGGATACCACAAGGATCACCTATTAGTGGAATGTTGGCGAACCTCTATATGCTGGAAGTTGATAAGCAAATCCATGATCTAGTTGAACAATATCACGGATTTTATATGCGGTATAGTGATGATTTTATTGTGATAGTGCCGGATGAACCTAACAATAATGCGCTGAATGTCTTCTCTGAAGTGAGAGCATTTATTGCAAGTGCTCCTAGATTAAAATTGGAGCCGAGCAAAACCCAATATTTTCATTATAAGGAAGAGAAGGTTGAGAATATTGGAAAAGCGATAGACAAAGGTGCAGACGATAGTAAAAAATTTATCAATTTTTTAGGATTTTCGTTTAATGGAACGAAAGTGTTTATCCGCTCTAAAACGACGGCCAAATACTATTACCGGATGCACAGAAAGGCAAAAAATATTGCAAAAACAGGAGGGTATACCAGAAAAGGAAATCATATCAATCTTTCTGGTCTGTATACGCTTTATTCTGAACATGGTGCAAAGAGCAAACGAGGAAATTATTTTACCTATATTGAGCATGCTGAAGAAGAGTATGGACAAGATGAAGAAATTCGACATGATTTGAAAAATAATATGGGAAAAATAAGAAAAGTTCTAAAAGGTATTTAA
- a CDS encoding helix-turn-helix domain-containing protein: MLGERLAELRKLNDDTQQTLADKLGISVWSIRAWEQGKSYPFSNVLLAICKLYGTSADYLLGLTDIDPSDEARKQRQRLTEEEQNEMHRYEEYLLWKRKK, encoded by the coding sequence ATGCTTGGGGAACGATTGGCAGAACTCCGCAAACTGAATGATGACACACAGCAGACCCTTGCGGACAAGCTTGGTATCTCCGTTTGGTCTATCCGTGCGTGGGAACAGGGAAAAAGCTACCCCTTCAGCAATGTGCTGCTTGCCATCTGCAAGCTCTACGGCACCTCCGCCGACTACCTGCTGGGTCTGACCGACATCGATCCCTCGGACGAGGCTCGCAAACAGCGCCAGCGCCTGACCGAAGAAGAACAAAACGAGATGCACCGCTACGAAGAATATCTGTTGTGGAAACGCAAAAAATAA
- a CDS encoding Eco57I restriction-modification methylase domain-containing protein codes for MYEPVTDRSQITTQQLGLTHYEVVLPRMMKQTDTQQQRTRKKGEVFSPAWVCNKMNNALDADWFRGLGAEESAGQFTVELLQGWQTVETPVQFPVCKGRTPAWVQYVQSRRLEVTCGEAPFLASRYDAATGEMIPVARRIGILDRKLRVVSENAATEDEWHKYATHAVQSTYGYEYQGDNLLLARVNLLLTYAEHLQARWQRKPTKEELQPIANIISWNLWQMDGLHLSVPGGKPQPETEQLDLFSMFGAAEPQPPAVSCKVKNWRKGSHGTAQNFETIQEGSTSMKFDYVIGNPPYQDEMEGTSDNPVYNLFMDATYPMASVVELITPARFLFNAGKTPKTWNEKMLNDEHLKVLYYEQNSAKIFNNTDIKGGVVITYHDREKECGAIQIFTAYPLLNTIIQKVKKQIKSSLSDIVFAPESYKFTKQMYVDHPEILSMTMISKGKEVPLISKGHDYDLTSNIFDKLYNIVFFETKQGADECVEIFGRKSNERVCLYVNRKYIAKHPNLDKYKLFFPKANGSGRFGEVMTDSDIGEKGVGHTQTFISIGAFDTREEAKNLQKYLKCKLARALLYVLKVTQDNKKSVWKYVPLQDFTAHSDIDWSKSVAEIDQQLYRKYDLTADEIEFIETHVKEMA; via the coding sequence ATGTACGAACCGGTGACGGATAGATCTCAGATTACCACCCAGCAGCTCGGGCTGACCCACTACGAGGTGGTGCTGCCCCGGATGATGAAGCAGACCGACACCCAGCAGCAGCGCACCCGCAAAAAGGGCGAAGTGTTCAGCCCCGCATGGGTCTGCAACAAGATGAACAACGCACTGGACGCCGACTGGTTCCGTGGGCTGGGGGCAGAGGAGAGCGCCGGGCAGTTCACGGTGGAGCTGCTCCAAGGCTGGCAGACGGTGGAAACGCCGGTGCAGTTTCCGGTTTGCAAGGGCAGGACTCCGGCATGGGTGCAGTATGTGCAGAGCCGCCGCTTGGAGGTGACCTGCGGCGAAGCCCCCTTTCTGGCGTCCCGGTACGATGCCGCCACCGGCGAGATGATCCCGGTCGCCCGGCGCATTGGCATTCTGGACCGCAAGCTGCGTGTGGTAAGCGAGAACGCTGCCACAGAGGACGAGTGGCACAAATATGCCACCCATGCGGTGCAGTCCACCTACGGCTATGAGTATCAGGGAGATAATCTTTTGCTGGCGCGGGTCAACCTGCTGCTGACCTATGCAGAGCATCTGCAAGCCCGGTGGCAGCGCAAACCCACAAAAGAGGAACTGCAACCCATCGCCAACATCATCAGCTGGAACCTGTGGCAAATGGACGGCTTGCACCTGTCTGTGCCCGGCGGCAAGCCCCAGCCGGAGACAGAACAGCTTGACCTCTTTTCCATGTTCGGGGCGGCAGAGCCGCAGCCGCCCGCGGTATCCTGTAAAGTGAAAAATTGGCGCAAGGGCAGCCATGGAACCGCCCAGAACTTTGAAACCATTCAGGAAGGGAGTACCAGCATGAAGTTTGATTATGTTATCGGAAACCCACCGTATCAGGATGAGATGGAGGGAACGTCGGATAACCCTGTTTATAACTTGTTTATGGATGCCACATATCCTATGGCATCAGTGGTAGAACTTATTACACCCGCCCGATTTTTATTCAACGCTGGTAAAACTCCAAAAACTTGGAATGAAAAAATGTTGAATGACGAACATTTGAAAGTTCTGTACTATGAACAGAATAGCGCAAAGATTTTCAATAACACTGACATAAAGGGCGGCGTAGTTATTACATACCATGACAGAGAAAAAGAATGCGGTGCAATACAAATCTTTACGGCATATCCGCTTTTGAATACAATCATTCAAAAGGTGAAAAAGCAAATAAAGAGTTCTCTTAGTGATATTGTATTTGCTCCAGAAAGCTATAAATTTACTAAACAAATGTATGTAGATCATCCTGAAATCCTGTCAATGACAATGATTTCAAAGGGAAAAGAAGTACCATTGATAAGCAAAGGACACGACTACGATTTGACATCTAACATATTTGATAAGCTATATAATATCGTGTTTTTTGAAACAAAACAAGGCGCAGATGAATGTGTTGAGATATTCGGCAGAAAATCAAATGAACGTGTATGCTTATACGTTAATAGGAAATACATTGCAAAACACCCGAATCTTGATAAATATAAGCTATTCTTCCCTAAAGCTAATGGCTCTGGACGATTTGGTGAAGTTATGACAGATTCAGATATTGGAGAAAAAGGCGTTGGACATACGCAAACGTTTATTAGTATTGGAGCCTTTGATACGAGAGAAGAAGCTAAAAATCTTCAGAAGTATCTAAAGTGTAAACTTGCGCGCGCGTTGCTATATGTTCTAAAAGTAACCCAAGATAACAAAAAGTCTGTTTGGAAATACGTTCCCCTTCAAGATTTTACCGCCCATTCCGACATTGATTGGAGCAAGTCGGTGGCGGAAATCGACCAGCAGCTTTACCGCAAGTATGACCTGACCGCGGACGAGATCGAATTTATCGAGACCCATGTAAAGGAGATGGCATAA
- a CDS encoding DEAD/DEAH box helicase family protein: MAGITLRTARQVVPMIYAYTTPEIARHNGWTKIGYTEQSVDKRLKQQTHTADVLFHEEWRGNAVYDDGSGEVFTDHDFHAYLRKLNVENDRKNEWFHLDGQQSRRYFQDFRMNRGRVQLDAAIAYTLREEQARAVRDTKTYYQSHPGGEYLWNAKPRFGKTLSVYDFCKQVDAQTVLIVTNRPAIANSWYSDYVSFLGRESGYLFVSHVDAFAGQPHVLDEQGYLDAAAQGEELYKRIEFVSLQDMKGSKYFGGEYDKLRHLTELNWDVLVIDEAHEGVDTYKTDLAFDRIRRKFTLHLSGTPFKALANDKFAGDAIFNWTYADEQAAKRNWQGAPGQQNPYANLPMLNLYTYQMSEIIRDEIQQGVEIDGETQEFAFDLNEFFKVKSGGSFEHEAEVDRFLDAMTTQNKFPFSTPELRAELKHTFWLLNRVDSARALAKKLQAHPVFRDYEVILAAGDGKLDDTDENQKSFDRVKAAIAHHEKTITLSVGQLTTGVTIPEWSAVLMLSNLKSPALYMQAAFRAQNPCLFHENGTFRRKENAYVFDFDPARTLLIYEQFANDLSQDTASGKGDTEERKAHIQNLLNFFPVIGEDEEGEMIPLDAEKVLSIPRKIKSKEVVRMGFQSNFLFQNISNVFSAPQEVLDILQNFQPISEAKAKPIQITPDTGADLSLNDKGEVDLDEGYVIGKAADVFGAKIYESTPALDTALQDLTDAPAPAKEEHLEPLKKSITKEIIAPMVEQAKQEYGRDLKLSDQKRFESTAKAKMDVAVNKVVDNYRIDQSQLETQRTQQLQSCTTAQQRQQVNREFDAKQQQSTAALMETLQSTIQQTAQEMQQTIVRTVETNQKEQEKKGYEDTVRDHLRGFSRTIPSFLMAYGDETVTLANFDRIIPDKVFQEVTSITLEQFRFLRDGGPYINQATGQEEHFAGHLFDPVVFDDSVKEFLNLKVKLADYFDESRTEDIFDYIPPQKTNQIFTPKWVVKKMVDLLEQENPGCFDDPGKTFLDPYMKSGLYITEIVKRLYRSEKMRQAFPDDNARLEHIFAKQVYGLAPTEIIYRIAISYILGFAKGHGITAHHIRQADTLEFAKAGTMERELDKIFRD, translated from the coding sequence ATGGCTGGCATAACCCTGCGCACTGCCCGGCAGGTGGTGCCCATGATCTACGCCTATACCACCCCGGAAATTGCCCGGCACAACGGCTGGACGAAGATCGGCTACACCGAGCAGTCGGTGGACAAACGCCTGAAACAGCAGACCCACACCGCCGATGTGCTGTTCCACGAGGAGTGGCGGGGCAATGCCGTCTACGATGACGGCAGCGGCGAGGTGTTCACCGACCACGATTTCCACGCCTACCTCCGCAAGCTGAACGTGGAGAACGACCGCAAAAACGAGTGGTTCCATCTGGATGGGCAGCAGTCCCGGCGGTATTTTCAGGATTTCCGCATGAACCGGGGCCGGGTGCAGCTGGATGCAGCCATCGCCTACACCCTGCGGGAGGAGCAGGCAAGGGCTGTCCGCGACACCAAAACCTATTACCAGAGCCACCCCGGCGGGGAATACCTCTGGAACGCCAAGCCCCGCTTTGGCAAAACGCTTTCCGTCTACGATTTCTGCAAGCAGGTCGATGCACAGACGGTGCTCATCGTCACCAACCGTCCTGCCATCGCCAACAGCTGGTACAGCGACTATGTGAGCTTTCTGGGCAGGGAGTCCGGCTATCTGTTCGTCAGCCATGTGGATGCTTTTGCCGGGCAGCCCCATGTGCTGGACGAGCAGGGCTATCTGGATGCCGCCGCACAGGGCGAGGAACTGTATAAGCGCATTGAGTTCGTCAGCCTGCAGGACATGAAAGGCTCCAAGTATTTCGGCGGCGAGTACGACAAGCTGCGCCACCTGACCGAGTTGAACTGGGATGTGCTGGTCATCGACGAAGCCCACGAGGGCGTGGACACCTACAAGACCGACCTTGCCTTTGACCGTATTCGCCGCAAGTTCACGCTGCACCTGTCCGGCACGCCTTTCAAGGCGCTGGCGAACGACAAGTTTGCCGGGGATGCTATCTTCAACTGGACCTACGCGGACGAGCAGGCCGCCAAGCGGAACTGGCAGGGCGCACCGGGGCAGCAGAACCCCTACGCAAACCTCCCCATGCTCAACCTCTACACCTACCAGATGTCCGAGATCATCCGGGACGAAATTCAGCAGGGCGTGGAGATCGACGGCGAAACGCAGGAATTTGCCTTTGACCTGAACGAGTTCTTCAAGGTGAAGTCGGGCGGCAGCTTTGAGCACGAAGCTGAGGTGGACCGCTTTCTGGATGCCATGACCACCCAGAACAAATTTCCGTTTTCCACCCCGGAACTGCGTGCCGAGCTGAAGCACACCTTCTGGCTGCTGAACCGGGTGGACAGCGCCAGAGCGCTGGCGAAAAAGCTGCAGGCGCACCCGGTGTTCCGGGACTATGAGGTGATCCTTGCCGCCGGTGACGGCAAGCTGGACGACACGGACGAGAACCAGAAGAGTTTTGACCGGGTAAAAGCTGCCATCGCCCACCACGAAAAGACCATCACCCTGTCGGTGGGGCAGCTGACCACCGGTGTCACCATCCCGGAGTGGTCGGCGGTGCTGATGCTCTCCAACCTGAAAAGCCCGGCGCTGTATATGCAGGCGGCATTCCGTGCCCAGAACCCCTGCCTTTTCCACGAAAACGGCACCTTCCGCCGCAAAGAGAACGCCTATGTGTTCGATTTTGACCCCGCCCGCACTCTGCTGATCTACGAGCAGTTCGCCAACGATCTTTCACAGGACACCGCCAGCGGCAAGGGCGACACCGAGGAGCGCAAGGCGCACATCCAGAATCTGCTCAACTTTTTCCCGGTCATCGGCGAGGACGAGGAAGGGGAGATGATCCCGCTGGATGCAGAAAAAGTCCTCAGCATCCCCCGGAAGATCAAATCCAAAGAAGTGGTGCGGATGGGCTTCCAGAGCAATTTTTTGTTCCAGAACATTTCCAACGTGTTCAGTGCGCCGCAGGAGGTGCTGGACATTCTGCAAAACTTCCAGCCCATCAGCGAAGCAAAGGCAAAGCCCATCCAGATCACCCCGGACACCGGCGCAGACCTCTCCCTGAACGACAAGGGCGAGGTGGATTTGGACGAGGGCTACGTCATCGGCAAGGCAGCGGATGTATTTGGGGCGAAAATTTACGAGAGCACCCCGGCACTGGACACCGCCCTGCAAGACCTGACCGATGCCCCGGCTCCTGCCAAAGAAGAGCATCTGGAACCCCTGAAAAAGAGCATCACCAAGGAGATCATCGCTCCTATGGTGGAGCAGGCAAAGCAGGAGTATGGGCGGGACCTGAAGCTGTCCGACCAGAAGCGGTTTGAGAGCACCGCCAAAGCCAAGATGGACGTGGCGGTGAACAAGGTGGTGGACAACTACCGCATCGACCAGAGCCAGCTGGAGACCCAGCGCACCCAGCAGCTGCAAAGCTGCACCACCGCCCAGCAGCGCCAGCAGGTGAACCGGGAGTTTGACGCAAAGCAGCAGCAGAGCACCGCCGCCCTGATGGAGACGCTGCAATCCACCATCCAGCAGACGGCGCAGGAGATGCAGCAGACCATCGTGCGCACCGTGGAGACCAACCAGAAGGAGCAGGAGAAAAAGGGCTACGAGGACACCGTCCGTGACCATCTCCGGGGCTTCTCCCGCACCATCCCGTCCTTCCTCATGGCCTACGGCGACGAGACCGTGACACTGGCAAACTTTGACCGGATCATCCCGGACAAGGTCTTTCAGGAGGTAACCAGCATCACGCTGGAGCAGTTCCGCTTTTTGCGGGACGGCGGGCCGTACATCAACCAAGCCACCGGACAGGAGGAACACTTTGCAGGCCACCTGTTCGACCCGGTGGTGTTTGACGATTCGGTGAAGGAATTCCTGAACCTGAAGGTCAAACTGGCGGATTACTTTGACGAGAGTCGCACCGAGGATATCTTCGACTACATCCCACCCCAGAAAACCAACCAGATCTTTACCCCCAAGTGGGTGGTGAAAAAGATGGTGGACTTGCTGGAACAGGAAAATCCCGGCTGCTTCGATGACCCCGGCAAGACCTTCCTGGACCCCTACATGAAGTCCGGCCTGTACATTACGGAAATCGTCAAGCGCCTTTACCGCAGCGAGAAGATGCGGCAAGCCTTCCCGGACGATAACGCCCGGCTGGAACACATTTTTGCCAAGCAGGTCTATGGGCTTGCGCCGACCGAGATCATCTACCGCATTGCCATCAGCTACATTCTGGGCTTTGCAAAGGGTCACGGCATCACCGCCCACCATATCCGTCAGGCGGATACGCTGGAATTTGCCAAGGCGGGCACCATGGAAAGGGAACTGGATAAGATCTTCAGAGATTGA